DNA sequence from the Halorussus limi genome:
GACGATTCTAAACCCTCGCGCCCCTCTGTTCTCGCATGACGCCAGTTCGTCCCGAGTTCGCGCCCGACGCGAGTCTCTCGCGGTCGGAGATGGAGCAACTCCAGCGCGACCTCGCCGAGACCGCGGTCTTCGAAGACGAGTTCGACTTCGACCCGGCCGCGGTCCGCGCCGAGTCGAGCGACTCCGAACAGGTACAGTTGGGCCAGACGACCGGGCAAGCCGAAACCGTCGATTCCGAACCCCCCGTCGTCGCGGGCGTGGACCAAGCGTTCGCCGCCGACGGCGAGAAGGCCGTCAGCGCCATCGTCGCCTCGCGGGGCGGCGAGGTGATCGAGCGCGTCCACGCGGTCGAACCGGTCGAGATTCCCTACATCCCGGGCCTGCTCTCGTTCCTCGAGGGCGGGGCCATCCTCTCGGCGTTCGAGGCGCTTTCGGTCGAACCGGACCTCGCGGTCGTGGACGGGAGCGGGCGCATCCACTTCCGGCAGGCGGGCATCGCCACCCACATCGGCGTCATGCTCGACCTTCCCGCGGTCGGCGTCGCCAAGAACCTGCTCTGCGGTCGCCCCCGCGAGTCGCTCGACGGTTACCTGCCGGAGGGCGCGCGGGTCGCCATCGAGGCCGACGACAGCGTGACCGCACCCGAGGGAACGGTCATCGGCCACGCCTACCAGTCCCGACAGTACGACAACCCCGAAAAACGCCACGTGAATCCCCTCTACGTGAGTCCGGGCCACCGCGCGAGCGCCGACACAGCGACCGACCTCGTGGGGCGACTCTGCGCGGGGTACAAGCTCCCCGAACCGACCCGCTTGGCCGACCAGTTTGCCGACGAGATGAAAGCGGACGTCGGCGACTGACGCCCACGCTCGGGGTCACAGACCGCGACTGAACGCCGGGGACACGTTCACCGCAGTTCCGACGCGACCGACGTATCAGTTCACCCGTGACAGGAAGTGCCATTTCTGAGACCCTGACGAGACCAGAGAGCGACGAAATTTAACTGTCCGCGCCGCGACAGTGGAACCGTGACCGAAACCGTTCTCATCACTGGTTGCTCGTCGGGCATCGGGCGCGAGACGGCCCACGCGTTCCTCGAAGACGGGTGGGAAGTGTACGCCACCGCCCGAAACCCCGCCGACGTGGAGTCGCTCGGCGACGCCGGGGCCAACATCGCGTCGCTCGACGTGACCGACGAAGACGACGCCGAGCGCGTGGTCGAGCGCATGATAGACGAGGAGGGCCGCGTGGACTGCCTCGTGAACAACGCGGGGTACGCGCAACTCGGCCCGGTCGAGGACGTGCGCGTCGAGAGCGTCGAGAACCAGTTCGAGGTGAACGTCTTCGGACCCCACCGCCTCGTGCGCGAGGTCCTGCCCCACATGCGCCAGCGCCAGACCGGCACCATCGTCAACGTCTCCAGCGTCTCGGGCCGACTCGCCACGCCCGGCATGGGCATCTACAACGGGTCGAAGTTCGCCATGGAGGGAATCAGCGACGCGCTCCGGCC
Encoded proteins:
- a CDS encoding endonuclease V; translation: MTPVRPEFAPDASLSRSEMEQLQRDLAETAVFEDEFDFDPAAVRAESSDSEQVQLGQTTGQAETVDSEPPVVAGVDQAFAADGEKAVSAIVASRGGEVIERVHAVEPVEIPYIPGLLSFLEGGAILSAFEALSVEPDLAVVDGSGRIHFRQAGIATHIGVMLDLPAVGVAKNLLCGRPRESLDGYLPEGARVAIEADDSVTAPEGTVIGHAYQSRQYDNPEKRHVNPLYVSPGHRASADTATDLVGRLCAGYKLPEPTRLADQFADEMKADVGD
- a CDS encoding SDR family oxidoreductase; this translates as MTETVLITGCSSGIGRETAHAFLEDGWEVYATARNPADVESLGDAGANIASLDVTDEDDAERVVERMIDEEGRVDCLVNNAGYAQLGPVEDVRVESVENQFEVNVFGPHRLVREVLPHMRQRQTGTIVNVSSVSGRLATPGMGIYNGSKFAMEGISDALRPEVSEYGIDVVLVEPGPVDTAFTERASDEIEGLERSDAYETLYSILDDTEAVGGSGPGAVHPREVAEAILDAANLSDPADRYPVGQVAKVAMLGRFVPAKLRDKFYRIALSLVAKNPLGD